One genomic window of Maribacter aquivivus includes the following:
- a CDS encoding DMP19 family protein yields MRIYRTLLILLLTVGCADKNNKVNTTEKTNQDATRLSWMTDEMVEEIKIRDEIVKNEDFESLFSLHDDGDFSIVLHEILVNRYDKNPNDLSQVQLNLFLCMHMENAGQSDTILTFLQEWFPQYNEQVIISLREIGAFKSSSIIKQAVELLPKDGSWFFKSSNESSEKVMMELGRNFSSYPDGPMSILYYKYANKHRNEVVK; encoded by the coding sequence ATGAGAATATATAGAACACTTCTAATTCTACTCCTCACAGTTGGATGTGCCGATAAGAACAATAAGGTTAATACTACAGAAAAAACAAATCAAGATGCAACTAGACTATCATGGATGACCGATGAAATGGTTGAAGAAATAAAAATTCGTGATGAAATTGTAAAAAACGAAGATTTTGAAAGTTTATTTTCTTTACATGACGATGGTGACTTTTCAATTGTATTGCATGAAATTCTCGTAAATCGATACGATAAAAACCCCAATGATTTAAGCCAGGTACAACTTAATTTGTTTTTATGTATGCATATGGAAAATGCTGGTCAGTCAGATACTATATTGACTTTTTTACAAGAATGGTTTCCGCAGTATAATGAACAAGTAATTATTTCTTTAAGAGAAATAGGTGCTTTTAAATCTTCAAGCATTATAAAACAAGCTGTAGAATTACTACCAAAAGACGGGAGTTGGTTTTTTAAAAGTTCAAACGAATCTTCTGAAAAAGTTATGATGGAACTAGGTAGAAATTTTTCGAGTTATCCAGATGGACCAATGAGCATTTTATATTATAAGTATGCGAACAAACATAGAAATGAAGTTGTAAAATGA
- a CDS encoding DUF805 domain-containing protein, which produces MNTEFQIKENGFAEIKKALIIKTIPVAILAAGTGLTISHINSNGQTTDVNVLLFLIPLVVGALAFGLFKGINRQKELFESYKLIVNEYEIVREQNNTQTISIPRNEIKSIIKNPKGILTIVGNSYTDVIGVPSQINNSEKLEQVLSEIKPITYSDKKPLFEKYKGVLILIVLGLMATVFISTNKLLVGITGSILILFLGYSFYEVRRNKNIDKKTKNSMWWLLLVLFSVIGNMYFKITGKL; this is translated from the coding sequence ATGAATACCGAATTTCAAATAAAGGAAAATGGATTTGCTGAAATAAAAAAAGCATTGATTATTAAAACTATACCAGTTGCAATTTTAGCAGCAGGAACTGGATTAACTATCAGTCATATTAATTCAAACGGTCAAACAACCGATGTAAATGTATTATTGTTTTTAATTCCATTAGTCGTTGGAGCATTAGCTTTTGGATTATTTAAAGGGATTAATAGGCAAAAAGAATTATTTGAAAGTTACAAGTTGATTGTAAATGAATATGAAATAGTAAGAGAACAAAACAATACCCAGACTATTTCTATTCCTCGAAATGAAATTAAATCTATAATTAAAAATCCTAAAGGCATATTAACTATAGTCGGAAATTCATATACAGATGTTATCGGAGTTCCTTCTCAAATAAATAATTCAGAGAAACTTGAACAGGTATTATCTGAAATTAAACCTATAACGTATTCTGACAAAAAACCGCTATTCGAAAAATACAAAGGAGTATTAATTCTTATAGTACTAGGTTTAATGGCTACCGTATTTATCTCTACAAACAAATTATTAGTAGGTATTACTGGATCAATATTGATTTTATTTTTAGGATACTCATTTTATGAAGTTCGAAGAAATAAAAACATTGACAAGAAAACTAAAAATAGTATGTGGTGGTTACTACTTGTACTCTTCTCTGTAATTGGAAATATGTATTTCAAAATAACTGGAAAGCTATAA